One part of the Lycium ferocissimum isolate CSIRO_LF1 chromosome 8, AGI_CSIRO_Lferr_CH_V1, whole genome shotgun sequence genome encodes these proteins:
- the LOC132066493 gene encoding uncharacterized protein LOC132066493, producing the protein MGPYQPELEAFPKSKFGNKMRQFNPDWYKPPYSGWLEYSIKDDAAFCLCCYLFKNEFESRGNAGRAFADDGFRSWNHGPARLKSHVGEVNSTHNKCFNRMLDLKNQRQSIRASLSNLNEKDKSDYRIRLNASINVVRFLLRNGLSFRGHDESEDSEYKGLFLELLEFHGNNHPDVEKVILQHAPKNDMMICSTIQKDIVDSCAKETIKAIIKDLDSDYFGILVDESKDISHKEQMALVLRYVDKSGELIECFLGIVHVSDTSARSLQEAIYSLLENHSLCLSKLRGQGYDGASNMQGEKNGLKSLILQDVPSAYCIHYFAHQLQLPLVALSRKHSDVKNFFYVVTNVLNTIGTSFKCRELLRQHQVEKLEELLKAGEIFTGQGLNQERGLQRPGDTRWGSHFKTLENFMIIFSSIANVLKDMKEDSPLKLDRLAAGNLLDNIQEFEFVFILHLMFKVLLFTNELKRVYKRKIEISSMLWSCLTLQR; encoded by the coding sequence ATGGGGCCTTATCAACCGGAACTGGAAGCATTTCCTAAATCTAAGTTTGGGAACAAGATGCGTCAATTTAATCCTGATTGGTATAAGCCTCCATACTCTGGTTGGTTGGAATATAGCATAAAAGATGATGCTGcattttgtttgtgttgttaTTTGTTCaagaatgaatttgaaagtcgTGGTAATGCGGGGAGAGCATTTGCAGACGATGGTTTTAGGAGTTGGAACCATGGTCCGGCGAGACTTAAATCACATGTTGGTGAAGTAAATAGTACTCATAATAAATGTTTCAATAGGATGCTAGATTTGAAAAATCAACGTCAATCGATTCGAGCTTCTTTGTCCAATCTCAATGAGAAAGACAAGAGTGATTATCGAATTCGATTAAATGCCTCGATTAATGTGGTAAGGTTTCTCCTAAGAAATGGATTATCATTTCGTGGTCATGATGAGAGTGAAGATTCCGAATACAAAGgtctttttcttgaacttttggaatTTCATGGAAATAACCATCCGGATGTGGAAAAGGTAATATTACAACATGCTCCAAaaaatgatatgatgatttgttcaACAATTCAAAAGGATATCGTGGATTCTTGTGCTAAAGAAACAATTAAAGCTATCATTAAAGACTTGGATAGTGATTATTTTGGTATATTAGTTGATGAATCAAAGGACATCTCACATAAAGAGCAAATGGCCCTAGTCTTGCGATACGTTGACAAAAGTGGAGAGTTGATAGAGTGCTTTTTGGGCATTGTCCATGTGAGTGATACATCTGCAAGATCATTACAGGAAGCAATTTATTCTTTACTTGAGAATCACTCGCTATGTTTATCGAAATTACGTGGACAAGGTTACGATGGAGCTAGTAATATgcaaggagaaaaaaatggcCTAAAGTCTTTGATTTTGCAAGATGTTCCATCTGCATATTGTATTCACTATTTTGCTCATCAATTGCAATTGCCACTTGTCGCTCTATCTAGAAAACACTCGGATGTGAAAAATTTCTTTTATGTTGTCACTAATGTATTGAATACTATTGGAACATCTTTTAAGTGCAGGGAATTACTTCGACAACACcaagtggagaagttggaagaattgcTTAAAGCTGGAGAAATTTTTACTGGGCAAGGATTGAATCAAGAACGTGGTCTCCAACGACCAGGTGATACTCGTTGGGGATCTCATTTTAAGACCTTGGAGAATTTCATGATTATATTTTCTTCAATTGCTAATGTGCTtaaagatatgaaagaagattCTCCACTCAAGCTTGATAGACTTGCAGCAGGAAATCTTTTGGATAACATTCAGGAATTTGAATTTGTCTTTATTTTGCATTTGATGTTCAAGGTGTTGCTTTTTACAAATGAATTGAAAAGAGTTTACAAAAGAAAGATCGAGATATCGTCAATGCTATGGAGTTGCTTAACCTTGCAAAGATAA